A region from the Kiritimatiellia bacterium genome encodes:
- a CDS encoding sulfite exporter TauE/SafE family protein, with protein MELFFWPALGALMGMLAAFYGAGGGWAVVPLLMWSGRDPVVAVGTSLAVVSVTGAAGLVQHWQLGRVEGRSAAALAIACAVGVELGRRALVWSGRLGVAGEVVQLVLAAVLAAVALRLMVAPHARPGGADGGGALSAALAAALGLPAGVIGGLVGLGGGLILVPALMLGARMHHRDAVALSLAGVAAAGGWGAVRYGMAGQMDWAPAVLLAAGALGGVRVGARACARIVRARFERAFGGLLMLCAVALALERFGIVAARLLLGLILLAMGAMVALESRGTGGQTVRSAANRAGERTSSREA; from the coding sequence TTGGAGTTATTTTTCTGGCCGGCGCTCGGGGCGCTGATGGGGATGCTCGCGGCGTTCTATGGAGCGGGGGGAGGGTGGGCGGTGGTGCCGTTGCTGATGTGGTCGGGGCGCGACCCGGTGGTGGCGGTCGGTACGAGCCTGGCCGTTGTTTCGGTGACCGGCGCCGCCGGGCTGGTGCAGCACTGGCAGCTCGGGCGGGTGGAGGGGCGGAGCGCGGCAGCGCTCGCGATCGCCTGTGCGGTCGGAGTGGAACTCGGGCGGCGCGCACTGGTGTGGAGCGGTCGGCTGGGCGTAGCCGGCGAGGTTGTGCAGCTGGTGCTGGCCGCGGTGCTGGCCGCGGTCGCGCTGCGGCTGATGGTGGCGCCGCACGCACGGCCAGGTGGGGCGGATGGGGGAGGCGCACTGTCTGCAGCACTGGCCGCGGCGCTCGGTCTTCCGGCCGGCGTGATTGGCGGGCTGGTCGGCCTTGGCGGCGGGCTGATTTTGGTGCCGGCGCTGATGCTGGGCGCGCGGATGCACCATCGTGACGCGGTGGCGCTCAGTCTGGCCGGTGTCGCGGCGGCCGGGGGGTGGGGGGCGGTGCGCTATGGGATGGCAGGGCAGATGGATTGGGCGCCGGCCGTACTGCTGGCGGCCGGCGCGCTTGGCGGTGTCCGGGTCGGTGCGCGCGCTTGCGCGCGCATCGTTCGGGCGCGGTTTGAGCGTGCCTTCGGCGGGTTGCTAATGCTCTGCGCGGTGGCGCTGGCGCTCGAGCGGTTCGGTATCGTCGCCGCCCGACTGCTGCTTGGGTTGATTCTGCTGGCGATGGGCGCGATGGTGGCCCTGGAATCGCGCGGCACGGGGGGTCAAACCGTGCGGAGCGCGGCGAACCGTGCAGGGGAACGAACATCTTCGCGCGAAGCTTGA